Proteins encoded by one window of Pyxidicoccus trucidator:
- a CDS encoding non-ribosomal peptide synthetase: MVKWRADGALEFLGRRDGQVKVRGYRIELGEVETALATHPGISESVVVVREDGAEGKRLVAYVTEKEAAKVDDGHLRTHLAQRLPEYMLPSAYVVLDTLPLTPNGKVDRNALPAPDKAGTKGEQFVAPRTETEQKLAAIFAEVLNVERVGLHADFFELGGHSLLATQLVSRVREAFQVELPLRDVFESSTVETLALRLGGSLEAGAQVKAPPLRRVARDRALPLSFAQQRLWFLDQLEPGSSFYNVPVAVRLTGTLDLRALERSFEELERRHEPLRTTFRAESGLPVQVIAHEARARFELVDLSHLPESTHADEAKRLAEQEARRPFNLEQGPLLRTTLLKLSEQEHVLVLVMHHIVSDGWSMGILVREVVALYEAYAQGNEVALPALAVQYADYAVWQREWLKDEVLEGQLDYWRKQLEGAPRALDLPTDKPRPAVQSFRGDTRAFRWTKELGAKVRALAQQQGATPFMVLLAAFQTVLSRYSGQEDVCVGTAIANRTRAETEGLIGFFVNTLVLRTKLSSGQSFRELLGQVKEVTLGAYAHQEVPFERLVEELQPERDLSRGPLFQVMFVLQNAPGAAVSLPGLKLEVAESSGRTSKFDLTLGMTETEEGLSGGVEFNSDLFEPATVERLLGHLRVLLESAVARPEQRLANLPLMDAEEQRQLVGEWSGKCVDYPREKSLAELFEAQVVKTPDAVAVEYEGERLTYAELNGRANQLAHHLRAMGVGPEVRVGLCVERSLELVVSVLGILKAGGVYVPLDASYPLERLAWMQREAGVTVLVAQEHLSRAVRLSEDGPVVHIDTDWQALISRQPESNLVPTVGGANLAYVMFTSGSTGRPKGVGAPQRAVTRLVLGAEYAHFGPEEVWLQLAPISFDASTFEIWGALLHGAKLVVYPAGPVSLEELGRALGEYGITSLWATTALFEQMQQRQPEAMARVRQVLAGGEVMNVARAWERLEAGGTFVHAYGPTENTTFSTCHRMEAPEELGTTVSIGRAIENSTTYVLDGELRPVPVGVPGELYVGGEGLARGYVGRPELTAERFVPNPFGDGERLYRTGDVVRWRGNGTLDFVGRRDGQVKVRGFRVEVGEVEAALSTHAGVDAAVVVTRGEGAEGKRLVAYVTAKEGASLEAASLRAHLKQRLPEYMVPSVYVVLDTLPLTPAGKVDRKALPEPEAQASNPESYEAPRTQVEQVLAGLWSEVLRHDRVSVHDDFFALGGHSLLATQLVSRIRASFQVELPLRELFESPTIAQLAQRIARARVHTAGTHAPPLTRAARDSALPLSFAQQRLWFLEQLAPGNTVYNVPSAVRLTGSLDVSALQRAFDDLVRRHESLRTVFQVVNGEPVQVITTRGPDPLHTVDLSSLPETVRDTEARRRALDESQRPFNLEQGPLLRTTVLKLSAQEHVLVLVMHHIISDGWSMGLLVHEIAQLYSAFSQGRPSPLPELPLQYADYAVWQREWLRGEALDVQLGYWKQQLAGAPRLLELPTDLPRPAVQSLEGGIAPFSLGRPLTEAVKNLGQREGVTPFMVVLAAFQAVLARYSGQDDVCVGSPIAGRTRAETEGLIGFFVNTLVLRTRLDGNPSFRELLARVREVTLGAYAHQDVPFEKLVEELRPERSLSHSPLFQVMLTLDSTPRAVGQHLPDLMLQSVELEHRVARFDLTLGLVDGEDGLSGGLEYSTALFEPATVERLLGHLKAMLEGALSRPEQSVFTVPLLPAAEQQRLLVEWNDTGSTSPVDACIHTLFEQQVAATPDAVAVLAGDVALTYGELDLRANRMAHHLRGLGVGPEVRVGLCVERTAELVVAVLGILKAGGAYVPLDPAYPRQRLAFMLEDSKPRVLVGHRQLLDSLPLVDAARVVIDDVPLLEAECAAAPASDVAPGHLAYVLFTSGSTGRPKGVALEHRSTVAFLRWTARTFPAEALAGVLASTSLNFDLSVFELFAPLTRGGAVIMAGNALDLPSLPAAGRVTLINTVPSAMAELVRAKALPASVRTVNLAGEPLANALVQAIHQAAPGVERVLNLYGPTEDTTYSTWALAPRDARREPTLGGPLDGTRAYVLDAFGQPVPTGVAGELYLGGAGLARGYVDRPELTAERFVPDPFSQEPGARLYRTGDRVRWLAEGALQYLGRIDQQVKVRGFRIELGEVEAVLRQQPEVRDAVVLAREDGAGDRRLVAWLVARPGATPDKTELRRFVKERLPDFMVPSTFVLLDELPLTPNGKVDRQALRTPEPRTESARVHVAPRDDLELRLARIWEELLGITPIGVHSDFFELGGHSLLAMRMMSLIRERLGRSLPVVSLFQSSTLADLAARLREAPGHSSPVVPLNTGGSRRPFFCVHPVSGNVLPYLELARALGPDQPFHALQAPGLEDAQAPLETVEALAACYVEALRGVQPSGPYRLGGWSLGGQVAFEMARQLEQQGERVEQLVLIDSYAFDQRPPEGVGESWVSARFVEFTARLLGLPLPEQEAESLPCGDALLYRLLDAGRSAGVLARGVGIEQLRTLYRVFESNLRALLRYEPGTYGGRVTLVRASETRVPTGEDGGWASLAAGGVEVYELSGDHHSILRAPAVEALARTLQE; this comes from the coding sequence ATGGTGAAGTGGAGAGCGGATGGGGCGCTGGAGTTCCTCGGCCGGCGCGACGGGCAGGTGAAGGTGCGGGGCTACCGCATCGAGTTGGGCGAGGTGGAGACTGCGCTCGCGACTCATCCGGGCATCAGCGAGTCCGTCGTAGTGGTGCGGGAGGACGGCGCGGAAGGCAAGCGGCTGGTGGCCTACGTGACGGAGAAGGAAGCCGCGAAGGTGGATGACGGTCACCTGCGCACGCACCTCGCTCAGCGGCTGCCGGAGTACATGCTGCCGTCGGCGTACGTCGTGCTGGACACGCTGCCGCTGACGCCCAATGGCAAGGTGGACCGCAACGCGCTGCCCGCGCCGGACAAGGCGGGCACGAAGGGGGAGCAATTCGTAGCACCCCGCACGGAGACCGAGCAGAAGCTGGCGGCCATCTTCGCCGAGGTGCTGAACGTCGAGCGAGTCGGTCTGCACGCTGACTTCTTCGAGCTGGGCGGGCACTCGTTGCTGGCGACGCAGCTGGTCTCCCGGGTACGCGAGGCCTTCCAGGTGGAGCTGCCACTGCGGGACGTCTTCGAGTCCTCCACGGTGGAGACCCTGGCGCTGCGACTGGGTGGATCGCTTGAGGCGGGTGCCCAGGTGAAGGCTCCCCCCTTGCGCCGCGTGGCTCGCGACCGTGCTCTGCCTCTCTCGTTCGCGCAGCAGCGCCTGTGGTTCCTGGACCAACTGGAGCCAGGCAGTTCCTTCTACAATGTCCCCGTTGCGGTGAGGCTGACGGGGACGCTCGACCTCAGAGCCTTGGAGCGGAGCTTCGAGGAACTCGAGCGTCGTCACGAACCGCTGCGCACGACCTTCCGCGCGGAGAGTGGGTTGCCCGTGCAGGTCATCGCGCACGAGGCCCGGGCCCGGTTTGAACTGGTGGACCTGAGCCATCTGCCCGAGTCCACGCACGCCGACGAAGCGAAACGACTGGCGGAGCAGGAGGCCCGCCGGCCATTCAATCTGGAGCAGGGCCCGCTGCTGAGGACGACGCTGCTGAAGCTGTCGGAGCAGGAGCACGTGCTGGTGCTGGTGATGCACCACATCGTCTCGGACGGCTGGTCGATGGGCATCCTCGTGCGCGAGGTGGTGGCGCTGTACGAGGCATACGCGCAGGGGAACGAGGTTGCCTTGCCGGCCCTGGCGGTGCAGTACGCGGACTACGCGGTGTGGCAGCGCGAGTGGCTGAAGGACGAGGTGCTGGAAGGGCAGCTGGACTACTGGAGGAAGCAACTGGAGGGAGCGCCGAGGGCACTGGATCTGCCGACAGACAAGCCGCGTCCCGCGGTGCAGAGCTTCCGAGGAGACACCCGGGCCTTCCGGTGGACCAAGGAGCTTGGGGCCAAGGTGAGGGCGTTGGCGCAGCAGCAGGGCGCGACGCCTTTCATGGTGCTGCTGGCGGCGTTCCAGACGGTGCTGTCGCGCTACTCGGGGCAGGAGGACGTGTGCGTGGGCACGGCCATCGCCAACCGCACGAGAGCGGAGACGGAGGGGCTGATTGGCTTCTTCGTCAACACGCTGGTGCTGAGGACGAAGCTCTCGTCCGGGCAGAGCTTCCGAGAGCTGCTGGGGCAGGTGAAGGAAGTGACGTTGGGTGCGTACGCGCACCAGGAGGTGCCCTTCGAGAGGCTGGTGGAGGAACTGCAGCCGGAGAGGGACTTGAGCCGGGGCCCGCTCTTCCAGGTGATGTTCGTCTTGCAGAACGCACCGGGAGCAGCGGTAAGCCTGCCGGGGCTGAAGCTGGAAGTAGCGGAGTCGTCGGGCCGGACGTCCAAGTTCGACCTGACGCTGGGAATGACGGAGACGGAAGAAGGCCTCTCCGGGGGAGTGGAGTTCAACAGCGACCTGTTCGAGCCGGCGACGGTGGAGCGGTTGCTGGGGCACCTGAGGGTGCTGCTGGAGTCAGCAGTGGCGAGGCCGGAGCAGCGGCTGGCGAACCTGCCACTGATGGACGCCGAGGAGCAGCGGCAGCTGGTCGGCGAGTGGAGCGGGAAGTGCGTGGACTACCCGCGAGAGAAGTCGCTCGCGGAGTTGTTCGAAGCGCAGGTGGTGAAGACGCCGGACGCAGTGGCGGTGGAGTACGAGGGCGAGCGGCTGACGTACGCGGAGCTGAACGGCCGAGCCAACCAACTGGCGCACCACCTGAGGGCCATGGGAGTGGGGCCCGAGGTGAGGGTGGGGCTGTGCGTGGAGCGCTCGCTGGAGTTGGTGGTGAGCGTGCTGGGCATCCTCAAGGCGGGAGGCGTGTACGTGCCGCTGGATGCCAGCTATCCGCTGGAGCGGCTTGCTTGGATGCAACGCGAGGCAGGAGTCACCGTGCTGGTGGCCCAGGAGCACCTCTCGCGGGCCGTACGACTGTCCGAGGACGGGCCCGTCGTGCACATCGACACCGACTGGCAGGCACTCATCTCTCGCCAGCCGGAGAGCAACCTGGTTCCCACCGTGGGAGGGGCAAACCTGGCGTACGTGATGTTCACGTCGGGGAGCACGGGTCGGCCCAAGGGAGTGGGAGCGCCGCAGCGCGCGGTGACGAGGCTGGTGCTGGGAGCGGAGTACGCGCACTTCGGGCCGGAGGAGGTGTGGCTGCAGCTGGCGCCCATCTCCTTCGACGCGTCGACGTTCGAGATATGGGGCGCACTGCTGCACGGGGCGAAGCTGGTGGTGTACCCGGCGGGCCCGGTGTCGCTGGAGGAATTGGGGAGGGCGCTGGGGGAGTACGGCATCACCAGCCTCTGGGCGACGACGGCCCTCTTCGAGCAGATGCAGCAGCGGCAGCCCGAGGCGATGGCGCGGGTGAGGCAGGTGCTGGCCGGCGGCGAAGTCATGAACGTGGCGCGCGCCTGGGAGAGGCTCGAGGCCGGAGGCACGTTCGTCCATGCGTATGGCCCGACGGAGAACACCACCTTCTCCACCTGCCACCGGATGGAGGCGCCAGAGGAGCTGGGCACGACGGTGTCCATTGGGCGGGCGATAGAGAACTCGACGACGTACGTGCTGGACGGGGAGCTGAGGCCGGTGCCGGTGGGAGTGCCGGGCGAGCTGTACGTAGGAGGAGAGGGCCTTGCACGTGGGTACGTGGGCCGGCCGGAGCTGACGGCGGAGCGCTTCGTGCCCAACCCCTTCGGAGACGGAGAGCGGCTGTACCGCACGGGAGACGTGGTGAGGTGGAGGGGGAACGGGACGCTGGACTTCGTGGGCCGGCGCGACGGACAGGTGAAGGTGCGCGGCTTCCGGGTGGAGGTGGGCGAGGTGGAGGCGGCGCTGTCGACGCACGCGGGAGTCGACGCGGCGGTGGTGGTGACGAGAGGAGAGGGCGCGGAGGGCAAGCGGCTGGTGGCGTACGTGACGGCGAAGGAGGGGGCGTCGCTGGAGGCCGCCAGCCTGCGCGCGCACCTGAAGCAGCGGTTGCCGGAGTACATGGTGCCGTCGGTGTACGTGGTGTTGGACACGCTGCCGCTGACGCCTGCTGGCAAGGTGGACCGCAAGGCCCTGCCGGAGCCGGAAGCGCAGGCCTCCAATCCAGAGAGCTACGAGGCCCCCCGCACGCAGGTGGAGCAGGTCCTGGCCGGGCTGTGGTCGGAGGTCCTGCGCCACGACAGGGTGAGCGTGCACGACGACTTCTTCGCGCTGGGTGGGCACTCACTGCTGGCCACGCAGCTCGTGTCGCGCATCCGTGCGTCCTTCCAGGTCGAGCTGCCGCTGCGCGAGCTGTTCGAGTCCCCCACGATTGCCCAGCTCGCACAACGGATAGCGCGCGCACGGGTCCACACGGCAGGAACACACGCTCCGCCCTTGACGCGTGCGGCCCGCGATAGCGCACTGCCGCTATCCTTCGCACAGCAGCGCCTGTGGTTCCTGGAGCAGCTTGCGCCGGGGAACACCGTCTACAACGTGCCCTCTGCTGTGCGGCTGACCGGAAGCCTGGACGTGAGCGCACTCCAGCGCGCGTTCGACGACCTGGTGCGCCGCCACGAATCGCTGCGCACGGTCTTCCAGGTCGTCAACGGCGAGCCCGTGCAGGTCATCACCACGAGAGGACCTGACCCGCTCCACACGGTGGACCTCAGCAGCCTCCCAGAAACCGTGCGCGATACGGAAGCACGGCGGAGGGCACTGGACGAATCCCAGCGCCCCTTCAACCTGGAGCAAGGTCCCCTGTTGCGCACGACGGTGCTGAAGCTCTCCGCGCAGGAGCACGTGCTCGTGCTGGTGATGCACCACATCATCTCCGATGGCTGGTCCATGGGACTGCTGGTGCACGAGATCGCGCAGCTCTATTCGGCATTCTCTCAGGGCCGCCCATCACCGCTGCCGGAGCTGCCGCTCCAGTACGCGGACTACGCGGTCTGGCAGCGCGAGTGGCTGCGCGGCGAAGCGCTGGACGTGCAGCTCGGCTACTGGAAACAGCAGCTCGCGGGAGCCCCGAGACTGCTGGAGCTGCCCACGGACCTGCCTCGGCCCGCGGTGCAGTCGCTGGAGGGAGGCATCGCTCCATTCTCGCTCGGCCGCCCGCTGACCGAGGCCGTGAAGAACCTCGGCCAGCGCGAGGGCGTGACGCCGTTCATGGTGGTACTGGCCGCGTTCCAGGCCGTGCTTGCGCGCTACTCGGGGCAAGACGATGTGTGCGTGGGATCGCCCATCGCAGGCAGGACGCGGGCGGAGACCGAGGGCCTCATCGGCTTCTTCGTCAATACGCTCGTGCTGCGGACGCGGCTGGACGGCAATCCCTCCTTCCGCGAGCTGCTGGCGCGGGTTCGCGAGGTGACGCTCGGGGCCTACGCGCACCAGGACGTACCGTTCGAGAAGCTCGTGGAGGAGCTGCGTCCCGAGCGCAGCCTGAGCCACTCGCCCCTGTTCCAGGTGATGCTCACCCTCGACAGCACGCCCAGGGCGGTGGGCCAGCACCTGCCGGACCTGATGCTCCAATCGGTGGAGCTGGAGCACCGCGTGGCCCGGTTCGACCTCACCCTCGGTCTCGTGGACGGGGAGGACGGGCTCTCCGGTGGACTGGAGTACAGCACCGCGCTGTTCGAGCCCGCGACGGTGGAACGCCTGCTGGGCCACCTGAAGGCCATGCTCGAAGGCGCGCTCTCCAGGCCGGAGCAGTCGGTCTTCACGGTACCCCTGCTGCCCGCCGCTGAGCAGCAACGTCTGCTGGTCGAGTGGAACGACACCGGATCGACGAGCCCCGTGGACGCCTGCATCCACACGCTCTTCGAGCAGCAGGTGGCGGCCACTCCGGACGCGGTGGCGGTACTCGCGGGTGACGTGGCGCTGACGTACGGCGAGCTCGACCTGCGGGCCAACCGGATGGCGCACCACCTGCGCGGCCTGGGCGTGGGGCCCGAGGTGCGAGTGGGCCTGTGCGTGGAGCGCACCGCGGAGCTGGTGGTGGCGGTGCTGGGCATCCTCAAGGCCGGCGGCGCGTACGTGCCGTTGGACCCGGCGTACCCGCGCCAGCGGCTCGCCTTCATGCTGGAGGACTCGAAGCCTCGGGTCCTGGTGGGGCATCGCCAGTTGCTGGACTCGCTGCCGCTGGTGGACGCGGCCCGGGTGGTGATCGACGACGTGCCCCTCCTGGAGGCCGAGTGCGCGGCTGCCCCCGCCAGCGACGTCGCACCGGGTCACCTGGCCTACGTGCTGTTCACGTCGGGCAGCACGGGCCGGCCCAAGGGCGTCGCGCTGGAGCACCGGAGCACGGTGGCCTTCCTGCGCTGGACGGCGCGCACCTTCCCGGCGGAGGCGCTGGCCGGCGTGCTCGCGTCCACGTCGCTCAACTTCGACCTGTCCGTCTTCGAGCTGTTCGCCCCGCTCACGCGAGGGGGTGCCGTCATCATGGCGGGGAATGCGCTCGATCTTCCGTCGCTGCCGGCGGCAGGACGCGTCACGCTCATCAACACCGTTCCCTCGGCGATGGCGGAGCTGGTGCGCGCGAAGGCCCTCCCTGCCTCGGTGCGGACGGTGAACCTCGCGGGCGAGCCCCTGGCCAACGCGCTGGTGCAGGCCATCCACCAGGCCGCGCCCGGCGTCGAGCGAGTGCTCAACCTGTATGGCCCCACCGAGGACACGACGTACTCGACGTGGGCGCTCGCGCCCCGGGATGCGCGGCGGGAGCCGACGCTCGGCGGGCCGCTCGACGGGACGCGGGCGTACGTGCTCGATGCCTTCGGCCAGCCCGTGCCCACGGGGGTAGCGGGCGAGCTGTACCTCGGAGGCGCCGGCCTGGCGCGCGGCTACGTGGACAGGCCCGAGCTGACCGCGGAGCGCTTCGTGCCGGACCCGTTCAGCCAGGAGCCCGGCGCGAGGCTCTACCGCACGGGAGACCGCGTGCGGTGGCTGGCGGAAGGGGCGTTGCAGTACCTCGGCCGAATCGACCAGCAGGTGAAGGTGCGTGGCTTCCGCATCGAGCTGGGAGAAGTCGAGGCGGTGCTGCGCCAGCAGCCGGAGGTGCGCGACGCGGTGGTGCTGGCGCGTGAGGACGGGGCTGGAGACCGACGGCTGGTGGCCTGGCTCGTGGCCCGTCCGGGTGCGACGCCAGACAAGACGGAGCTGCGGCGCTTCGTGAAGGAGCGCCTGCCAGACTTCATGGTGCCCTCGACCTTCGTGCTGCTGGATGAGCTGCCACTCACGCCCAATGGGAAGGTGGACCGCCAGGCGCTCCGGACGCCGGAACCGCGCACGGAGTCGGCGCGGGTCCATGTGGCCCCGCGCGATGACCTGGAGCTGCGGCTCGCCCGCATCTGGGAGGAGCTGCTGGGCATCACCCCCATCGGCGTCCACTCGGACTTCTTCGAGCTGGGTGGGCACTCGCTGCTGGCCATGCGGATGATGTCGCTCATCCGCGAGCGGTTGGGCCGGAGCCTTCCGGTGGTGTCCCTCTTCCAGTCGAGCACGCTGGCGGACCTCGCCGCGAGGCTGCGCGAGGCACCGGGGCATTCATCTCCCGTGGTGCCGCTCAACACCGGGGGCTCGCGCCGCCCGTTCTTCTGTGTCCACCCCGTCAGCGGCAACGTCCTGCCCTATCTGGAGCTGGCGCGCGCGCTCGGCCCGGACCAGCCGTTCCACGCGCTTCAGGCTCCTGGCCTCGAGGATGCACAGGCCCCGCTGGAGACGGTGGAGGCACTGGCGGCGTGCTACGTGGAGGCCCTCCGCGGCGTCCAGCCCTCGGGCCCCTATCGACTGGGAGGCTGGTCCCTGGGTGGTCAGGTGGCGTTCGAGATGGCTCGCCAGCTGGAGCAGCAGGGGGAGCGCGTGGAGCAGCTCGTCCTCATCGACTCGTATGCCTTCGACCAGCGTCCGCCGGAGGGGGTAGGGGAGTCGTGGGTCTCAGCCCGGTTCGTGGAGTTCACGGCCCGGCTCCTCGGCCTGCCCCTACCGGAGCAGGAAGCAGAGTCGCTCCCCTGCGGAGATGCGTTGCTGTACCGGCTGCTGGACGCGGGCCGGAGCGCGGGAGTCCTGGCCCGCGGAGTGGGCATCGAGCAGCTCCGCACCCTGTACCGCGTCTTCGAGAGCAACCTCCGCGCCCTCTTGCGGTACGAGCCGGGAACGTATGGAGGCCGCGTCACCCTGGTGCGAGCGAGCGAGACCCGGGTGCCCACGGGCGAGGACGGTGGCTGGGCAAGCCTCGCGGCCGGTGGAGTGGAGGTGTACGAACTGTCCGGAGATCACCACTCCATCCTCAGGGCACCCGCGGTGGAGGCGCTCGCGAGGACGCTTCAGGAGTGA